The genomic DNA GACACATCGCGACGGCGCCCATCCGGAGGTGCGCATAGCGATGACCGCGAACCCGCCGTCCCTATAACCCAAGCAACTCGGGCAGGTCGGCGATCGAGTCGATGACGTGGTTGGGCTGCATCGCGAATTCATCTGCCGCCCAACGGTCCAACGTGTCCTGGCGGAACTTGCCGGTGCGCACCAGCACGCCCGTCATCCCGACGACCTGCCCGGCCAGCACGTCGTTGTTGAGGTCGTCGCCCACCATGTACATCTCCTCGGGATCGACCCCCAGGCGGTTCGCCGACGCCAGGAAGCCCTCGGGCGCAGGCTTGCCCACAGCGACCGCCTTGCGGCCGCAGGTCTCCTCCATGCCGAGCAGGTACATGCCGGTGTCGATCCGCAGTCCCGCGGCGGTGTTCCACGCCGTGCTGCGATGCATGGCGACCACCGGAATCCCCTGCGCCATCCAGTCGTAGACCCGGCTGAGCGTCACGTGGTCGTACTCCGGCCCCGCACCGCCGAGCAGCACGACGTCCGGGGTCTCGGGTTCTGCGTCCCCGACGTCGTGGGAGTAGACGACGTCGATGCCGGGCATGTCCTCGCCGATCTCGCCACTGTTGACCAGGAAGCACCTGGCCCCGGGATAGCGGTCGCGGACGTAGTCGGCGGTCAGCACGGCCGCGGTGATGACCTCGTCGGCGGTGACGTCCATGCCCGCCTCGGCGAGCAACTTCGCGATCTGCACGCGGGTGCGAGTGGTGGTGTTGGTGAGGTACGAGCGCGCGATCTGATGGTCCGCCAAGGTCCGCAAAGTCTCCCCGGCGCCCGGGATCGGCTCCCACGAAGTCACCAGGACGCCATCGATGTCGAACAGCACACCACCGATAGCCATGGTGCCAAGGTAAACGGCAGCGGCCTGTGCGCAACTCGTACCCGTCAGGCAGTGACCCATTCGCTGTCGGCCACCCACGGCGACGCCGCGGCGGCGACCGCCCACGCCTGGTCGGCAGGCACGTCGATGACCCGGTACCCCTTGATCCCTGCCGCAGTCGCCGCGACCAGCGTCGCCACCCCGGCGCGGCGCTGAAACGGCGTCTGCCGCACCGTCCACCCGATGACCCCCGCGGCGGCGATGCAGTCCCGCCTGCGTTCGACGCTTCCCGACCTCGCGATCAGCCACCTGCCGTCGACGCTGTGACCCAGCGCACGGGATCGGTCGAAGGCCAGGAAGGCCGCGGCCACCGTGACGGCCGACCAGACCAGCCACGTCCAGGCCGGCGTGCCCGCCACGACCAGCGCCACCGCCGCCACCGCGGGAACCAGCAGGGCACGGGTCCAGCGCCTGCGCGTCGCCGCAGCACCGTGTCCGCGCAACGGCCCGTCGGCCACCCCGGGCGCCGTCAACTCCGTCAGCACGGCCTCGGCCGTCGCGCGTGGGCACGGCGGCAGCAGCAGGGACGCCTCACCCGCCCCGCCGACACCGGTCATCACCGCGTCCAGTCGGGCGCCGCCGAACGCGCGGACCAGCAGCGGTTCGCGCAGTGTCCCGCCACGCAACCGGCGGGTGTCGTAGGTGTGCTGACGCAGGCGCAGCAGACCGTGCTCGAGGTTCAGCACGCCTTCGCTGCGCGACAGCACCAGGTTGCCGAACGTGACGAGGCTCCGCAGTACCGACAGCACGAGCGAGGCGACCAGCACGAAACCGACGAGCCCGACGACCGCGACCACCGCGCCGGCCCGCTCGGCGGCGTCCAGACCCTCCCGGACGAGTGGTGAATCCTCGAGCGTCGCAACGACACCGGTCTGGTACACCACGGCCACCGCGGCGGCGATCATCGCCAGTCCGGTGAAGCTCAGCGGGCTGTACCTCAGCCACGAGAGTTCCCACCGGGCGAGCACGCGGGCCTGCGGCGCCTGAGGTTCGACGTCCGGCGACTCGGTGAGCAGCACGGCGCGCAGTCCCGCGACCTCCTCGACGCGCACCGCGTCGAGCGCGAAGTCGGCGTCACCGCGGCCCTCCTGTCCGGTGCCGACCTTGACCACGGTGAGGCCGAGCAGCCGGTGCAGCAGCCGGGCGTCGGTCGACACCGAACGAATCCTGTTGCGCGGCACCGAGAGCACCCGGCGAGCCAGCACGCCCTCCCGGCGCTGGATCTGCTCGCCGTCGATGCGGTAGCTCGTCGTGAACCAGCGGGCGACGCCGAACGCCACCAGCAGGCCCAGCGCTGCGGCCGACCACAGCGGATTGCCGGTCGCCGTACCGAGTACCGCCGAACCGATCAGCAGCGGGAGTTGGCGCAGCACTTCGTGGATCGGGTGCACCAGCAGCATGCGCGGGCTCAGCCGCCGCCACTGCTCGACCGGTGCGCTCACGTGGCGTCCTGCTCGCCGATCGACGCGACGTCGGTCAGCTGCGCGACGACGCGGTCGGCGACGTCGGTGTCCAACGCCACGATGCGGACCGCACCCGCCGACGACGCCGTCGTCACCGTGACGGTCGCGAGCCCGAACAGCCGGTCGAGCGGGCCGCGCTCGGTGTCGACGGTCTGCACCCGCGAGATCGGTGCGATGCGACGCTCCTGCACCAGCCATCCGGTCCGCGTGTACACCGCGTTGGAGCCAATCTCCCAGCGGTGCACCCGGTATCGCCAGATGGGGACCACGCCGACGAACAGCGCCGCACCCGCCACGGTCGACGCGGCGGCCAGCCCGTGCAGAACGCCGTATCGCCCGTCGAGCACGAACCATGCCACCTGCGCCACCGCCAGCACCGCCCACGGGATCGCCGCGGACACGGCCCACACCACGGGCGCCTTGCGGCTGGGCGGGTTCGCGGGGTCGATCAGGGTGGACACCCTCCTGAGTATGGTCGTGATCATGAGCGCCAACACGAAGTGGACCGAGGCAGACGTCACCGATCAGAGCGGGCGGGTCGCGATCGTCACCGGTTCCAACACGGGTCTCGGCTTCCACACCGCGCGCGTGCTGGCCGAACGCGGCGCGCGCGTCGTGCTCGCGGTGCGCAACCTCGACAAGGGCAAGGAGGCCGCAGCGCAGATCAGCCGCACCGTCCCAGGCGCCGAGGTCACGCTGCAGCGGCTCGATCTCGGCTCACTGCAGTCGGTGCGCGAGGCCGCCGAGGAACTCAAGGCCACCCACCCGCGCATCGACCTGTTGATCAACAACGCCGGGCTGATGTACCCGCCGAAGGGCCACACCGAGGACGGTTTCGAGCTGCAGTTCGGCACCAACCACCTCGCGCACTTCGCGCTGACGGGGTTGCTGCTCGACCACCTGCTGCCCGTCGAGGGGTCGCGTGTCGTCGTGGTCGCGAGCATGGCGCACAACATCCGCGCGGGCATCCGCTTCGACGACCTGCAGTGGGAACGCGGTTACAGCCGGGTCGCCGCCTACGGCCAGTCCAAGCTCGCGAACCTGATGTTCTCCTTCGACCTGCAGCGCCGTCTCGCCGCCAAGGGCGCGAAGACGATCGCCGTCGCCGCACACCCCGGCATCTCCAACACCGAACTCATGCGGCACCTACCCGGCGGCAGCCTGCCGATCGTGCTGCGCGCGGCCGGGCTGGTCACCAACAGTCCCGCGATGGGCGCGCTGGCGACGCTGCGCGCCGCGACCGACCCGCAGGTGAAGGGCGGGCAGTACTACGGCCCCGACGGGTTCCGCGAGCTGCGCGGCCACCCCGTGCTGGTGTCGTCGAGCGCGCAGTCGCGCGACGAAGCAGTCCAGCAGCGGCTGTGGACGGTGTCCGAGGAACTCACCGGCGTCACGTTCCCGGTGTAGCCGTGCGGTCCGTCGAGGAACACCAGCGGGTCGTCGCCGGGCTGATCACCGCGCGCGGCGCCGTCGCCACACCCGTGCCCGACGCTCTCGGCCTGGTGCTCGCCGCGGACGTCGTGGCCCCACTGTCGCTGCCGGGCTTCGACAACTCCGCGATGGACGGGTACGCCGTGTTCGCCGAGGACGTCGCAGCCGCCACCGAGGAGTCGCCGGTGACCCTGCCCGTGGCCGAGGACATCCCGGCCGGGCGGACCGACCCGCTCACCCTGGCGCCCGGGACGGCGCACCGCATCATGACCGGTGCGCCGCTGCCCTCGGGCGCGACCGCCATCGTCCCCGTCGAGGTCACCGACGGCGGTACCGAGACGGTCACCATCCGCCGCGCGAGCCGGCCCGGCCAGCACCTGCGGCACGCAGGCGAGGACGTCACCGAGGGCACGACCGTCCTGCGCGCCGGACAGGTCCTGACACCCGCCGCGCTCGGCCTGGTCGCCGCACTGGGCTTGGCCGATGTCAGCGTGGTCCCCCGGCAGCGGGTCCTGGTCATGTCGACCGGATCGGAACTGGTCGCGCCAGGAACGCCCCTGCTGCCCGGTCAGATCTACGAGTCCAACGCCGTCATGCTCGCCGCCGCGGTGCGCGACGCAGGCGCCGAGGTCACCACCGTGGCGATGACGGCCGACGACGTCGCGACGTTCCGCGGCACCCTGCTCGAGCACGCGCGCGACGCAGACCTCGTCATCACCACCGGCGGGGTCAGCGCAGGCGCCTACGAGGTGGTCAAGGACTCGCTCGGTGGCGAAGTCGAGTTCGTGAAGGTGGCGATGCAGCCGGGCATGCCCCAGGGGGGAGGACGGGTCGCCGACACGGGTACGCCGATCGTCACGCTGCCCGGCAACCCCGTCAGCGCACTGGTCTCGTTCGAGGTCTTCCTGCGCGGCCCACTGCGCGCCGCGATGGGCGTCCCGCAGCCGGAGCGCACCCGCCGCGAGGTGACGCTCGGCGAATCGCTGACCTCGCCCCAGGGTCGGCGGCAGTTCCGGCGCGGCGTACTCGACGGCGACGTCGTCACCAGTTACGGCCCGCCCGCGTCGCATCACCTGCGTTGGCTGGCATCGGCGAACTGTCTGCTGGAGATCGAAGAGGACGTCACCGAGGTGGCCGAAGGGTCCACGGTGCGGGTCTGGGATCTGACCTGATTTCGCGAAGGGCCCTCCCGGCGCACCCGGCCACCGCCGGAGAGTCGTTAGAATCGGAACCCCATGGCCAGACCCGCGCGACCGCCTGCGGTC from Mycolicibacterium arabiense includes the following:
- a CDS encoding HAD-IIA family hydrolase, which translates into the protein MAIGGVLFDIDGVLVTSWEPIPGAGETLRTLADHQIARSYLTNTTTRTRVQIAKLLAEAGMDVTADEVITAAVLTADYVRDRYPGARCFLVNSGEIGEDMPGIDVVYSHDVGDAEPETPDVVLLGGAGPEYDHVTLSRVYDWMAQGIPVVAMHRSTAWNTAAGLRIDTGMYLLGMEETCGRKAVAVGKPAPEGFLASANRLGVDPEEMYMVGDDLNNDVLAGQVVGMTGVLVRTGKFRQDTLDRWAADEFAMQPNHVIDSIADLPELLGL
- a CDS encoding PH domain-containing protein yields the protein MSAPVEQWRRLSPRMLLVHPIHEVLRQLPLLIGSAVLGTATGNPLWSAAALGLLVAFGVARWFTTSYRIDGEQIQRREGVLARRVLSVPRNRIRSVSTDARLLHRLLGLTVVKVGTGQEGRGDADFALDAVRVEEVAGLRAVLLTESPDVEPQAPQARVLARWELSWLRYSPLSFTGLAMIAAAVAVVYQTGVVATLEDSPLVREGLDAAERAGAVVAVVGLVGFVLVASLVLSVLRSLVTFGNLVLSRSEGVLNLEHGLLRLRQHTYDTRRLRGGTLREPLLVRAFGGARLDAVMTGVGGAGEASLLLPPCPRATAEAVLTELTAPGVADGPLRGHGAAATRRRWTRALLVPAVAAVALVVAGTPAWTWLVWSAVTVAAAFLAFDRSRALGHSVDGRWLIARSGSVERRRDCIAAAGVIGWTVRQTPFQRRAGVATLVAATAAGIKGYRVIDVPADQAWAVAAAASPWVADSEWVTA
- a CDS encoding PH domain-containing protein, producing the protein MITTILRRVSTLIDPANPPSRKAPVVWAVSAAIPWAVLAVAQVAWFVLDGRYGVLHGLAAASTVAGAALFVGVVPIWRYRVHRWEIGSNAVYTRTGWLVQERRIAPISRVQTVDTERGPLDRLFGLATVTVTTASSAGAVRIVALDTDVADRVVAQLTDVASIGEQDAT
- a CDS encoding SDR family NAD(P)-dependent oxidoreductase; translated protein: MSANTKWTEADVTDQSGRVAIVTGSNTGLGFHTARVLAERGARVVLAVRNLDKGKEAAAQISRTVPGAEVTLQRLDLGSLQSVREAAEELKATHPRIDLLINNAGLMYPPKGHTEDGFELQFGTNHLAHFALTGLLLDHLLPVEGSRVVVVASMAHNIRAGIRFDDLQWERGYSRVAAYGQSKLANLMFSFDLQRRLAAKGAKTIAVAAHPGISNTELMRHLPGGSLPIVLRAAGLVTNSPAMGALATLRAATDPQVKGGQYYGPDGFRELRGHPVLVSSSAQSRDEAVQQRLWTVSEELTGVTFPV
- the moeA gene encoding molybdopterin molybdotransferase MoeA, which encodes MRSVEEHQRVVAGLITARGAVATPVPDALGLVLAADVVAPLSLPGFDNSAMDGYAVFAEDVAAATEESPVTLPVAEDIPAGRTDPLTLAPGTAHRIMTGAPLPSGATAIVPVEVTDGGTETVTIRRASRPGQHLRHAGEDVTEGTTVLRAGQVLTPAALGLVAALGLADVSVVPRQRVLVMSTGSELVAPGTPLLPGQIYESNAVMLAAAVRDAGAEVTTVAMTADDVATFRGTLLEHARDADLVITTGGVSAGAYEVVKDSLGGEVEFVKVAMQPGMPQGGGRVADTGTPIVTLPGNPVSALVSFEVFLRGPLRAAMGVPQPERTRREVTLGESLTSPQGRRQFRRGVLDGDVVTSYGPPASHHLRWLASANCLLEIEEDVTEVAEGSTVRVWDLT